In Nematostella vectensis chromosome 2, jaNemVect1.1, whole genome shotgun sequence, one genomic interval encodes:
- the LOC5513648 gene encoding uncharacterized protein LOC5513648 codes for MSSSPPRRRSQDDTSWFQDGRTSCEKQTSYFVKIRKLQEELINREQHNLINAMERLKQVSYPRRKPYVRNFELPAQSGLPSLPCRPLNARQRRQQHHNNLDLKPLRGKHILTEKDIMNAGRDSSELEEFTIEDLKTLRMMPPALNDNQIAKIVCHANLDRPSTYLLQPHLPSIPNVSRKGNKHLDNRLRLLSLASEPEYVDHSVTSVKKIHSSHSQRRDKTQNASSSHERETNTKGRKKKSVLTFDVKPNDPSIFSHCVGEESAKGERDIFTPLPPPNSRPSSTKSGQIIGENNMQDDKLVSPVEEEFPKNPTTPNLPSKEDNSNNEPVTEAVEGDGDSAESFEHSPIEPTITISTKATATPQDPKG; via the coding sequence ATGTCGTCTTCGCCTCCAAGACGGCGTAGCCAAGATGATACGTCTTGGTTCCAAGATGGCAGAACAAGCTGTGAAAAACAGACTTCATATTTCGTCAAGATCCGTAAACTTCAAGAAGAACTTATCAACCGTGAACAGCACAATCTTATAAATGCCATGGAAAGGCTGAAGCAAGTGAGTTATCCAAGACGAAAGCCTTACGTGCGAAATTTTGAGTTACCAGCCCAAAGTGGTCTACCTTCGCTTCCCTGCCGGCCTTTGAATGCTAGACAAAGGAGACAACAACACCATAATAATTTAGATCTTAAACCTTTAAGGGGGAAACATATTCTTACAGAAAAAGACATAATGAACGCAGGGAGAGACAGTAGTGAATTGGAGGAGTTTACAATAGAGGATTTGAAAACCCTCCGGATGATGCCTCCAGCACTAAATGATAATCAAATAGCAAAGATAGTATGCCATGCTAACCTTGACAGACCATCTACTTACTTGCTACAGCCACACCTACCATCAATTCCTAATGTATCAAGGAAAGGTAACAAACACCTTGATAATCGTCTAAGATTGTTGAGTTTAGCCTCTGAGCCTGAATATGTTGATCACTCAGTCACATCAGTGAAAAAGATTCATTCAAGTCATTCGCAAAGAAGAGacaaaacacaaaatgcatcatcatcacacgAGAGAGAGACAAATACAAAGGGCAGGAAAAAGAAGAGTGTTTTGACTTTTGATGTGAAACCTAATGATCCCTCTATATTTTCACATTGTGTGGGTGAGGAAAGTGCAAAAGGTGAGAGGGATATTTTTACACCACTTCCACCTCCAAACTCAAGACCAAGCTCGACAAAATCAGGTCAGATAATCGGAGAAAACAATATGCAAGATGATAAGCTTGTTTCACCTGTAGAAGAAGAATTTCCAAAGAATCCAACAACTCCTAACTTGCCATCTAAAGAAGACAATAGCAATAATGAGCCAGTGACTGAAGCTGTTGAAGGAGATGGAGACTCTGCCGAATCTTTTGAGCACTCACCTATTGAGCCCACTATCACAATCTCCACAAAAGCTACAGCAACTCCCCAGGATCCAAAGGGGTGA